A genomic region of Hydrogenovibrio crunogenus contains the following coding sequences:
- a CDS encoding sulfurtransferase TusA family protein: protein MAETTRIDAKGLKCPMPVIKLQQQTRKSHAGDRLLIECTDPGAEKDITSWCRVNKHKVIKIDATNTGCTIEIEVHTS from the coding sequence ATGGCTGAAACAACCCGTATTGATGCAAAAGGATTAAAATGTCCGATGCCCGTTATTAAGTTGCAACAACAGACGCGTAAAAGTCATGCAGGCGACCGCCTCTTAATCGAATGCACGGACCCGGGTGCAGAGAAAGACATCACTAGCTGGTGCAGGGTGAATAAACATAAAGTCATTAAAATAGACGCAACAAATACGGGATGTACTATCGAAATTGAAGTGCATACGTCATAA
- a CDS encoding methyl-accepting chemotaxis protein, whose protein sequence is MKKPTLWSRTKISTLSNLLLVMMAGAGIFFTFAFSLLHHEIFLVQQDWQTLHPLLLNTSAQSTPSEIVQLSHHLTENLAWMSQLTLIFIIAVLIAVGAFFILMYNTLMNKIVRPLKTLEKGILQITSSNDFSKTISIKHPDEVGQVSQSFNQLSQNLKSIFDQINERLAEVADGKFDIRCDVEVYGDLETLKNNVNASIGSVELTMTSLESVSQAIAQGDFSVRMDQNVKGSLRKNVDFAMQQMDQIIDQINQVMRKVNHADYSQRVDIETHGRLTELKTFINQTVDTVSISIQALNQAVDSLHQGNLTHQIETPFKGELNLLKENLNGTTSYLNNTITQVMDCSTDVNSGIEQIAQGNQDLSHRTQGQAASLEEIAAAVEQMTSAITQTADNGQKAQNFSSETLTLTDKAHHVMGESIASMSEIKTASERISTFIELIDSIAFQTNLLALNAAVEAARAGEQGKGFAVVAGEVRSLASKSSDASTEIRTLIEQVVSQVQQGANKLDETNSEFERVTQGIQSVNEIITEISHSAQEQAKGLSQINQAISELDQGVQQNAALVEQTSDSAQNLAELSHSLMLSVSQFKTNTPTALPSIRTDQ, encoded by the coding sequence ATGAAAAAGCCAACGCTTTGGAGCCGAACCAAAATATCCACATTGAGTAATCTGCTACTGGTCATGATGGCCGGTGCCGGCATTTTTTTCACGTTTGCTTTTAGCTTACTTCACCACGAAATTTTTTTGGTTCAACAAGACTGGCAAACATTACACCCCCTGTTATTAAATACCTCTGCACAATCAACCCCTTCTGAAATCGTTCAGCTTTCACACCACCTGACAGAAAACTTGGCTTGGATGAGCCAGCTCACACTCATTTTTATTATTGCGGTACTGATTGCCGTTGGGGCTTTTTTTATTTTGATGTACAACACCCTGATGAATAAAATTGTACGTCCGTTGAAAACCCTGGAAAAAGGGATTTTACAAATTACTTCATCCAATGATTTTTCAAAAACGATTTCTATCAAACACCCGGATGAAGTCGGGCAAGTTTCTCAAAGTTTTAATCAACTGTCGCAAAACTTAAAAAGTATTTTTGACCAAATTAATGAACGACTGGCTGAAGTGGCCGATGGCAAGTTTGATATTCGCTGTGATGTTGAAGTGTATGGCGACTTAGAAACCCTTAAAAACAATGTCAATGCGTCAATTGGCAGCGTTGAACTGACAATGACTTCTTTGGAATCTGTCTCCCAAGCCATTGCCCAAGGCGATTTTTCTGTTCGAATGGATCAAAATGTCAAAGGCAGCCTCAGGAAAAATGTTGATTTTGCCATGCAGCAGATGGATCAAATCATTGACCAAATCAACCAGGTGATGCGTAAAGTCAATCACGCAGATTACAGTCAACGCGTCGACATAGAAACACATGGGCGCTTGACGGAATTGAAAACATTCATTAACCAAACAGTAGATACCGTTTCAATTAGTATTCAAGCGCTTAACCAAGCCGTTGATTCCCTTCATCAAGGCAATCTCACACATCAAATTGAGACCCCCTTTAAAGGAGAGCTTAACTTACTTAAGGAAAACCTAAATGGGACCACTTCCTATCTAAACAACACCATTACTCAGGTCATGGACTGCTCAACGGACGTCAACAGTGGCATTGAACAAATTGCACAAGGCAATCAAGACCTGTCTCATCGAACCCAAGGGCAAGCCGCCTCTTTAGAAGAAATTGCAGCGGCAGTGGAACAAATGACATCAGCCATCACACAAACGGCCGACAATGGACAAAAAGCACAAAATTTCAGCTCGGAAACACTCACACTAACCGATAAGGCTCACCATGTAATGGGAGAATCCATCGCATCGATGTCTGAGATTAAAACTGCCAGCGAACGCATCAGTACGTTCATTGAGCTGATAGACAGCATTGCCTTCCAAACCAATCTTCTTGCGCTCAACGCTGCGGTCGAAGCGGCTAGAGCGGGAGAGCAAGGAAAAGGATTCGCCGTTGTGGCGGGTGAAGTGCGAAGCCTGGCGTCGAAGTCATCAGACGCTTCAACCGAAATTCGAACATTAATTGAACAAGTCGTTTCACAAGTGCAGCAAGGAGCAAACAAGCTGGATGAAACCAACTCGGAATTTGAACGGGTGACTCAAGGCATTCAGTCAGTGAATGAGATTATCACTGAGATTTCACACAGTGCGCAAGAACAGGCGAAAGGGTTATCTCAAATCAACCAGGCCATTTCGGAACTGGATCAAGGCGTTCAACAAAATGCCGCTCTGGTCGAACAAACCTCCGACAGCGCTCAAAATTTAGCTGAATTATCTCACTCTCTCATGCTGTCGGTTTCACAATTTAAAACCAATACACCGACAGCCTTGCCAAGCATACGAACGGATCAATAA
- a CDS encoding OmpA/MotB family protein, with amino-acid sequence MKAETIIQAEDQKATQRIKRSQSWQMVYIALFTSLLAFFVLITTLIELEGSQPKRDYQKLVNFLYLDALETQERLGMNWLHIENTLSKGVKITMQEEVFSSQNLFASGRAKINPRYLPYINRFVGFLKQLQLESFQQRHPLQVKSITRPDESFQVTIRIEGHTDATPLAKTALYQSNFELSTFRAYAIMNVLQIYSGLPESSFSIAGYGSFHPVTRNPYDSENRRVEIYLIPQAIQKRVTS; translated from the coding sequence GTGAAAGCTGAAACCATAATACAGGCTGAAGATCAAAAAGCGACTCAGCGCATCAAGCGCAGTCAGTCTTGGCAGATGGTGTATATTGCTTTATTTACGTCATTATTGGCGTTTTTTGTTCTGATTACCACTTTGATTGAATTAGAGGGATCACAGCCGAAAAGAGATTATCAGAAGTTAGTGAATTTTTTGTATCTGGATGCGTTGGAAACACAAGAGCGTTTGGGGATGAATTGGCTTCACATCGAAAACACCCTGTCAAAAGGGGTGAAGATTACAATGCAAGAAGAGGTCTTCTCGTCACAAAACTTGTTTGCGTCTGGGCGAGCTAAAATTAACCCCCGTTATTTACCCTACATCAACCGTTTTGTCGGGTTTTTAAAGCAGTTGCAATTGGAATCCTTTCAACAACGGCATCCACTCCAAGTTAAAAGTATTACACGGCCAGATGAATCTTTTCAGGTGACGATTCGAATTGAAGGGCATACTGATGCGACGCCCTTGGCAAAAACGGCTTTATATCAGAGTAATTTTGAGCTCAGTACGTTTCGGGCTTATGCCATTATGAATGTGCTTCAAATCTATTCCGGCTTGCCTGAATCTTCATTTTCGATTGCGGGATATGGTAGTTTTCATCCTGTCACGCGCAACCCTTATGACTCTGAAAATCGTCGCGTTGAAATTTATTTGATTCCACAAGCGATTCAAAAAAGGGTCACGTCATGA
- a CDS encoding M23 family metallopeptidase has product MKIKPVIKAKTTLQFLLLISLIFLFVVQFATASQSPERYALPLPPVDQSSQDSHTLDKQNANWTKHVVKIKKNGSLSEALDSIGLSPVVSFQIADTQHGKWLTQLRAGDTLEIWLDKANQLQKIHYPKRTSVHYQLTRKNDQFNIQKIEYPVETKIQTASGTIKHSFYQSGKDEGLSAQTIMNLADIFSWEIDFIRQLRPGDPFKVIYEKKFINGQYVGDGDILAAEVTTNGNQLHTAFLLRNQNGEKVGYYDQHKRNLRKAFLRNPVDYVRITSRYKPKRYHPVLKKWRAHRGVDYGGPVGTPIRVTGDGQIIKRRWSRSYGRVIYVKHAGRYVTVYAHMSKFGKYRQGDWVRQGQVIGYIGQSGLATGPHLHYEFRKKGHHVDPLRVKFPDAGPVPKKYRRQFVQYAELMSAQLDRLNPHTQLVSNFE; this is encoded by the coding sequence ATGAAAATTAAGCCAGTGATTAAAGCCAAAACAACGTTACAATTTTTATTGTTAATTTCACTTATTTTCTTGTTTGTTGTTCAGTTCGCCACTGCATCGCAATCACCAGAAAGATATGCCTTGCCCTTGCCTCCTGTTGACCAATCCAGTCAAGACAGCCACACACTCGACAAACAAAATGCAAACTGGACCAAGCATGTCGTTAAAATCAAAAAAAATGGCTCTTTGTCAGAAGCTTTAGACTCCATTGGCTTGTCTCCAGTTGTAAGCTTTCAAATTGCTGACACTCAACACGGCAAATGGTTAACCCAATTAAGAGCGGGTGACACTTTAGAAATCTGGCTGGATAAAGCCAACCAACTTCAAAAAATTCACTATCCAAAGCGCACATCCGTTCACTACCAACTGACCCGTAAAAACGATCAATTCAACATTCAAAAAATTGAATACCCGGTTGAAACCAAAATTCAAACTGCTTCGGGCACCATTAAGCATTCTTTTTACCAAAGCGGAAAAGATGAAGGGCTCAGTGCGCAAACCATCATGAACCTGGCTGATATTTTTTCATGGGAAATTGATTTTATCCGCCAACTAAGACCCGGTGATCCTTTTAAAGTGATTTATGAAAAGAAATTCATCAATGGTCAATATGTAGGGGATGGAGACATTCTGGCAGCAGAAGTCACAACCAATGGCAACCAATTGCATACGGCTTTCTTGCTTCGAAATCAAAATGGCGAAAAAGTCGGTTATTACGATCAACATAAACGAAACCTCAGAAAGGCTTTTCTTAGAAATCCGGTTGATTATGTTCGCATCACATCCCGATACAAACCAAAACGTTATCACCCCGTTCTTAAAAAATGGCGTGCACATAGAGGTGTGGATTACGGAGGACCGGTTGGAACGCCAATTCGCGTCACTGGAGATGGACAGATTATCAAACGCCGGTGGAGCCGCAGTTATGGTCGAGTGATTTATGTCAAGCATGCTGGCCGATATGTGACCGTCTATGCGCATATGTCAAAATTTGGAAAATACCGTCAAGGAGACTGGGTTCGCCAAGGACAAGTCATCGGTTATATCGGGCAAAGCGGGTTAGCTACCGGGCCTCACCTACATTACGAATTCCGTAAAAAAGGTCATCATGTGGACCCTTTAAGAGTTAAGTTTCCGGATGCGGGGCCGGTTCCTAAAAAATACCGTCGTCAATTTGTTCAATATGCAGAGCTGATGTCAGCGCAGCTGGATCGTTTGAATCCTCACACACAGTTGGTGTCAAACTTTGAGTAA
- the glyQ gene encoding glycine--tRNA ligase subunit alpha — MSNNAATDISTFQGLIQTLQAFWAEQGCVIMQPYDNEMGAGTFHPSTFLRSIGPEPWRAAYVQPCRRPTDGRYGENPNRLQHYYQFQVMLKPSPDNIQELYLESLKVLGIDPLEHDIRFVEDNWESPTLGAWGLGWEVWMNGMEVTQFTYFQQVGGLECRPVTGEITYGLERIAMYLQGVNSVYDLTWVNGPEGKVTYGDVFHQNEVEMSTYNFEKADTDILFRTFDECEQIFTKLVEDKLPLPAYEQVLKASHAFNLLDARHAISVTERARFIGRVRNMAKQIAESYYEGREALGFPLVKETTAEAK, encoded by the coding sequence GTGTCTAACAACGCGGCAACGGATATTTCAACCTTTCAAGGGTTAATTCAAACTCTGCAAGCCTTCTGGGCAGAGCAAGGGTGTGTGATTATGCAGCCTTACGATAACGAGATGGGAGCTGGAACCTTCCACCCTTCGACCTTCTTGAGATCTATTGGTCCAGAACCATGGCGAGCGGCTTATGTTCAGCCTTGTCGCCGTCCGACCGATGGGCGTTATGGCGAAAATCCCAACCGCCTGCAACATTATTATCAATTTCAAGTGATGCTGAAGCCATCACCGGATAATATTCAGGAGTTGTATTTAGAGTCTTTGAAAGTGCTGGGAATTGATCCGCTAGAGCATGATATTCGTTTTGTAGAAGACAACTGGGAATCCCCAACGTTAGGTGCCTGGGGCTTAGGTTGGGAAGTTTGGATGAATGGGATGGAAGTCACGCAGTTCACTTACTTTCAACAAGTCGGCGGGTTGGAGTGTCGTCCCGTTACCGGTGAAATAACCTATGGCTTGGAGCGTATTGCAATGTATTTGCAAGGCGTCAACAGTGTATATGATTTGACTTGGGTAAATGGTCCGGAAGGTAAAGTAACCTATGGCGATGTGTTCCACCAAAATGAAGTGGAAATGTCGACTTATAACTTTGAAAAAGCAGATACTGATATTTTATTTAGAACGTTTGACGAATGTGAGCAGATTTTTACCAAACTGGTAGAAGATAAACTCCCTCTTCCTGCTTATGAACAAGTCTTAAAAGCCTCACATGCTTTTAATTTATTAGATGCGCGTCATGCCATCAGCGTCACTGAAAGAGCACGCTTTATTGGGCGTGTCCGTAATATGGCAAAACAAATTGCCGAATCTTATTATGAAGGCCGAGAAGCATTAGGATTTCCTCTGGTGAAAGAAACAACAGCGGAGGCGAAGTAA
- a CDS encoding OmpA/MotB family protein, with translation MSALALKARSSWLFSFGDLVTLLITFFIMMIVLNKGEISQVQKWAENQLDDAYVQLTNQMDGAQYISLSRTAHGIAVNISHPEAFVKGGYNLSSALESELNQLGNALQSLKIFHLERSDVPIHILRIADSESLSWRSEVSVAGYTDDDQIDPESPLRNNWFLSTMRAQNVMKSLYRSSGLEQYQFGVTGYGKYRPVASNETREGKAKNRRVQVMISATFEKSITQPKWFK, from the coding sequence ATGAGCGCCTTAGCCTTAAAAGCACGGTCTTCTTGGTTGTTCTCTTTTGGCGACCTTGTGACGTTACTCATCACGTTCTTTATTATGATGATCGTCCTTAATAAAGGTGAAATTTCACAGGTACAAAAATGGGCTGAAAATCAATTGGATGACGCTTATGTTCAGTTGACGAACCAAATGGATGGCGCTCAATATATTTCTTTGTCGCGCACAGCGCATGGGATTGCAGTGAATATAAGTCATCCCGAGGCTTTTGTGAAAGGTGGTTATAACCTGTCCAGTGCACTGGAATCAGAGTTGAATCAACTGGGGAATGCGTTACAGTCTTTGAAAATATTTCACTTGGAGCGATCAGATGTTCCCATTCATATTTTAAGAATTGCCGATTCGGAAAGTTTAAGTTGGCGCTCAGAAGTCTCGGTGGCCGGTTATACTGATGATGATCAAATTGATCCTGAATCTCCTTTAAGAAATAATTGGTTTCTCAGTACGATGCGCGCGCAGAATGTAATGAAAAGCCTGTATCGATCGAGTGGGTTGGAACAGTACCAGTTTGGCGTAACGGGGTATGGAAAGTACCGCCCCGTAGCATCCAATGAAACCCGTGAGGGGAAGGCGAAAAACAGACGGGTTCAGGTGATGATTTCAGCGACCTTTGAAAAATCAATCACCCAACCGAAATGGTTTAAATAG
- the gmhB gene encoding D-glycero-beta-D-manno-heptose 1,7-bisphosphate 7-phosphatase: MKIIVLDRDGVINEDSDAYIKHPDEWHPVEGSLEAIAKLKRAGWTVAVATNQSGVRRGYYSRETLHAMHMKLVALLAERDVTVDWINYSPYIAEDESPCRKPSVGMLQAIENRFQCSLAGQPMIGDTVADIAVAKAKGMMPILVKTGKGERTLAKQDPILQGVPVYDNLLTAVEALLQ, translated from the coding sequence ATGAAAATAATCGTTTTAGATCGAGATGGCGTGATTAATGAAGATTCGGATGCCTATATTAAACATCCGGATGAATGGCACCCAGTTGAAGGCAGTCTTGAAGCGATTGCCAAATTAAAGCGTGCCGGTTGGACTGTGGCGGTGGCAACCAATCAATCTGGTGTGCGCAGAGGGTATTACTCCCGAGAGACCTTGCATGCGATGCACATGAAGTTGGTTGCGTTATTGGCCGAGCGTGATGTGACAGTCGATTGGATTAACTACTCTCCCTATATTGCAGAGGACGAGTCACCTTGCCGCAAACCGAGTGTTGGCATGTTGCAGGCTATTGAGAATCGGTTTCAGTGTTCTTTAGCCGGGCAACCGATGATTGGCGACACGGTGGCGGATATTGCCGTTGCAAAAGCAAAAGGTATGATGCCCATTTTGGTCAAAACAGGTAAAGGGGAAAGAACTCTAGCAAAGCAGGATCCTATTTTGCAGGGCGTTCCGGTGTATGACAATCTTTTAACGGCAGTAGAGGCGTTATTACAATGA
- the ung gene encoding uracil-DNA glycosylase — protein sequence MPDQKIQLDESWLNVIGEEFEKPYMQQLKTFLLEEKAAGKQILPKAGLWFNALNSTPFEDVKVVILGQDPYPTPGHAHGLSFSVLPGVKPLPKSLLNINKELLDDLNIDNTHCGYLQSWADQGVLLLNAVLTVEAGQANAHQNKGWEQFTDAIIHALSSQRQNIVFILWGAYAQKKGKIIDPARHFIIKSPHPSPLSAYRGFFGSRPFSKTNQYLSSHNIPHINWQLPNKIF from the coding sequence ATGCCTGATCAAAAGATCCAACTCGATGAATCTTGGCTTAACGTTATTGGCGAAGAGTTTGAAAAACCGTATATGCAGCAGCTTAAAACCTTTTTGTTAGAAGAAAAAGCTGCCGGCAAACAAATACTCCCGAAAGCAGGTCTTTGGTTTAACGCATTGAACAGCACCCCTTTCGAAGACGTTAAAGTGGTGATTTTAGGGCAAGACCCTTACCCTACGCCGGGGCATGCGCACGGGTTGAGTTTTTCCGTGTTGCCGGGCGTAAAACCGCTTCCAAAATCGTTGCTTAATATCAATAAAGAGCTACTTGATGATTTGAACATAGACAATACTCATTGTGGATATTTACAATCTTGGGCCGATCAAGGAGTATTATTGCTCAATGCGGTGCTCACCGTTGAAGCCGGTCAAGCCAATGCGCACCAAAACAAAGGTTGGGAACAATTCACCGATGCCATCATTCACGCTCTGTCCTCACAGCGCCAGAATATTGTTTTTATCCTATGGGGGGCTTATGCACAGAAAAAAGGCAAAATCATCGACCCGGCTCGCCATTTCATCATAAAAAGCCCACACCCTTCCCCCTTATCAGCCTATCGTGGTTTTTTTGGTAGCAGGCCCTTTTCCAAGACAAATCAATATCTTTCCAGCCATAACATCCCTCATATAAATTGGCAGCTCCCGAATAAAATCTTTTGA
- a CDS encoding lysophospholipid acyltransferase family protein, which yields MKFFWFIRSVLFSVGQLSSLVFFSVIGLGLIPFSHRVRYQFIHYWAKFCIWWLKVTCGLTYTVHNKERIDLTQTGLVLARHESAWETLAFQSIFPQQTFVLKKELLKIPFFGWGLAMLNPISIDRNAGRKAIKQVVEEGVDRIQHGVWVVIFPEGTRIAAGEFAKIKGGGALLAQKAQAPVYLVGHNAGDFWPKNSFIKRPGNIDVYISEPFDAAEMTVAEINQKTEEWFLTHSSIRRSEDEKGRVDNT from the coding sequence ATGAAATTTTTTTGGTTTATTCGGTCGGTTCTATTCAGTGTTGGACAGCTCTCTTCCTTAGTGTTTTTTTCAGTAATTGGGCTGGGGTTGATCCCTTTTTCTCATCGCGTTCGTTATCAGTTTATCCATTACTGGGCTAAGTTTTGTATTTGGTGGTTAAAAGTTACCTGTGGTTTGACGTATACCGTTCATAATAAAGAGCGGATTGACTTGACGCAAACTGGTTTGGTTCTTGCTAGACATGAATCAGCTTGGGAAACATTAGCCTTTCAGTCTATTTTCCCACAGCAGACCTTTGTCTTAAAAAAAGAGTTATTAAAAATTCCTTTTTTTGGCTGGGGACTCGCAATGCTCAATCCGATCTCGATTGATCGTAACGCTGGCAGAAAAGCGATTAAACAAGTGGTTGAAGAAGGTGTGGATCGTATTCAGCACGGTGTTTGGGTCGTGATTTTCCCGGAAGGGACGCGTATTGCGGCGGGCGAGTTTGCCAAAATTAAAGGAGGCGGCGCTTTATTGGCGCAAAAAGCACAAGCTCCCGTTTATTTAGTCGGGCATAATGCCGGTGATTTTTGGCCTAAAAATAGTTTTATCAAGCGCCCCGGCAACATTGATGTTTATATAAGCGAACCGTTTGACGCTGCAGAGATGACGGTGGCAGAAATTAACCAAAAAACAGAGGAATGGTTTTTAACGCACTCAAGCATTCGTCGGTCAGAAGACGAAAAGGGGCGCGTTGATAACACATAA
- a CDS encoding motility protein A — MSKLATLIGVFLGLVILILSMFDFEKGHLLSAFFNLQGLLVVLGGTFAATLINYPLNQMGCFFRGFVKVFASEPHSENEAIEQIIYLSHIQQKKGVLALEKEIDLISDKFLRFALSEMMVYRDIEHLSTSLENHLNSMRLRHVGCQDVFNNMASYAPAFGMMGTVMGLIIMMTAQVSGAQSSASGDGSGDMLSSLLQGMGLALVTTFYGVLLANFVFIPVAGKLKVLSDAEALKNEILMFGILGLKKEQSPLLLRESLTAFVNEKNKQKLEISLG; from the coding sequence ATGAGTAAACTGGCAACATTAATCGGCGTTTTCTTGGGATTGGTGATTCTAATCCTGAGTATGTTTGATTTTGAAAAAGGACATTTGCTGTCAGCGTTTTTTAACTTGCAAGGGTTGCTCGTTGTTCTGGGCGGCACTTTCGCCGCCACACTGATCAATTATCCACTTAACCAGATGGGATGCTTTTTTCGAGGCTTTGTAAAGGTTTTCGCCAGTGAACCTCATTCCGAAAACGAAGCGATTGAACAAATCATCTACCTGAGCCATATCCAACAGAAGAAGGGCGTTCTCGCATTAGAAAAAGAGATCGACTTGATTTCAGATAAATTTCTACGGTTTGCGTTATCTGAAATGATGGTGTATCGCGATATTGAACACCTTTCCACCAGTTTGGAAAACCACTTGAATTCGATGCGACTCCGTCATGTTGGCTGTCAGGATGTTTTTAATAATATGGCTTCCTACGCCCCTGCTTTCGGGATGATGGGAACCGTAATGGGGTTGATTATCATGATGACCGCTCAAGTGAGCGGGGCACAATCCTCCGCGTCCGGTGATGGGTCTGGCGATATGTTGAGCAGTTTACTCCAAGGGATGGGACTGGCCTTAGTCACGACCTTCTATGGGGTATTACTGGCCAATTTTGTGTTTATTCCTGTTGCCGGTAAGTTAAAAGTGCTGTCGGATGCGGAAGCACTTAAAAATGAAATTTTAATGTTTGGTATTCTGGGATTGAAAAAAGAGCAGTCTCCTTTATTGTTAAGGGAAAGTTTAACGGCGTTTGTGAATGAGAAGAATAAACAAAAGTTAGAAATCTCTTTAGGTTGA
- the glyS gene encoding glycine--tRNA ligase subunit beta, whose amino-acid sequence MTMNTAEFLVEIGTEELPPKALQKLSNAFMDGIKAGLDDAELNYGETAVYASPRRLAVRIDALQTKQADKTVERKGPAKKAAFDAEGQPTKALQGFARGCGADVADLSEIETEKGTWMVYYLEQKGQLTAELLPAIVNQSLAKLPIPKRMRWGASDVEFVRPVHWALMLLDDQVVPATILGHQTSNKTHGHRFHAPQAIEITQPSEYVSVLKEQGYVQADFEERKARIREQVEAVAQSAGGVADIDEELLDEVTALNEWPTAVVGDFDETFLAVPSEALISAMKGHQKYFHILDKAGKLMAKFITISNIESSNPESVKKGNERVIRPRLSDAKFFWDQDRKQPLDDFLPRLKTVVFQQKLGTLYDKVERLETLVVKIGRPLGEEAQVLERAARLSKCDLMTEMVGEFPDLQGVMGRYYAQAQNENAKVADAIDGQYQPRFAGDQLPDSVVSQALAIADKLDTITGIYGIGQVPTGDKDPFALRRSALGLVRILIEKELDLDLQLMIRFSLDLHSEIDTSEALVMEIYDFIVSRLKAYYAGKGVSAEQFEAVRVCAPSHPLDFAKRIEAVCQFSEMDEAESLSAANKRIANILKKVDASLPEEVESSLFEGDSERDLFEALDALRETVSTKIAARDYASAMQLLARIRQPVDAFFDNVMVMADDEAVKLNRLALLNQIYQLFRQVADISRL is encoded by the coding sequence ATGACTATGAATACAGCAGAATTTTTAGTTGAAATTGGAACGGAAGAGCTTCCTCCTAAAGCCTTACAGAAGCTTTCGAATGCCTTTATGGATGGGATTAAAGCGGGCTTGGATGACGCCGAACTGAATTATGGCGAGACAGCGGTGTATGCTTCGCCGCGTCGTCTGGCGGTAAGAATTGACGCCTTGCAGACCAAGCAGGCGGATAAGACAGTAGAGCGTAAAGGTCCGGCCAAAAAGGCGGCATTTGATGCTGAAGGACAGCCAACCAAGGCCTTGCAAGGATTTGCACGCGGTTGTGGCGCCGATGTAGCAGATCTATCAGAAATTGAAACGGAGAAAGGCACCTGGATGGTGTACTACTTGGAACAGAAAGGTCAGCTAACCGCAGAATTACTACCAGCAATTGTGAATCAATCATTAGCGAAGCTGCCGATTCCAAAGCGAATGCGTTGGGGGGCATCAGACGTTGAATTTGTGCGACCGGTCCATTGGGCGTTGATGCTATTGGATGACCAAGTGGTTCCGGCGACTATTTTAGGGCATCAAACGTCGAATAAAACGCACGGACACCGTTTTCATGCGCCGCAAGCGATCGAAATCACTCAACCTTCCGAGTATGTGTCGGTGTTGAAAGAGCAGGGATATGTGCAAGCCGATTTTGAAGAGCGTAAAGCACGTATTCGTGAACAGGTTGAAGCCGTGGCACAATCAGCAGGAGGTGTGGCAGATATTGATGAAGAATTATTAGATGAGGTTACGGCTTTGAATGAATGGCCGACTGCCGTGGTGGGGGACTTTGATGAAACCTTTTTAGCGGTTCCATCGGAAGCGTTAATCTCCGCCATGAAAGGCCATCAAAAGTATTTCCACATTCTCGACAAGGCCGGCAAGTTGATGGCGAAATTCATCACCATCTCGAACATTGAAAGTTCCAATCCTGAGTCGGTTAAAAAAGGGAATGAGCGAGTGATTCGTCCGAGATTATCGGATGCGAAATTTTTCTGGGATCAAGATCGTAAACAGCCGCTGGATGATTTTTTACCACGTTTGAAAACAGTAGTCTTTCAGCAAAAGTTAGGTACGTTGTATGACAAGGTAGAACGTTTAGAGACCTTGGTAGTGAAAATTGGCCGTCCGTTGGGAGAAGAAGCACAAGTGCTTGAGAGAGCCGCACGTTTGTCGAAATGTGACTTGATGACGGAGATGGTCGGTGAATTTCCAGATCTGCAAGGGGTGATGGGGCGTTACTATGCGCAAGCACAAAATGAAAATGCCAAAGTAGCCGATGCCATTGACGGCCAGTATCAACCGCGTTTTGCAGGCGATCAATTGCCAGACTCGGTGGTTTCTCAGGCATTGGCTATTGCCGATAAGCTGGATACCATTACGGGGATTTATGGCATTGGACAAGTGCCAACCGGTGATAAAGACCCGTTTGCGTTACGTCGTTCAGCCTTAGGTCTGGTCAGGATTTTGATTGAAAAAGAATTGGATCTGGATCTTCAGTTAATGATTCGCTTCAGTTTGGATCTGCATTCAGAAATTGACACGTCAGAAGCGTTGGTGATGGAAATCTACGACTTCATCGTCAGTCGTCTGAAAGCGTATTATGCTGGTAAAGGTGTCTCTGCGGAACAGTTTGAAGCAGTACGTGTCTGCGCCCCTTCACACCCTCTGGACTTTGCGAAGCGTATTGAAGCGGTTTGCCAATTCAGTGAAATGGACGAGGCGGAAAGCCTGAGTGCGGCCAATAAACGTATCGCCAATATTTTGAAAAAAGTGGATGCGAGTTTGCCTGAAGAAGTGGAATCGTCTTTGTTTGAAGGCGATTCAGAACGTGATCTGTTTGAAGCGTTGGATGCATTGCGGGAAACGGTCAGCACTAAGATTGCAGCGCGTGATTATGCCAGTGCTATGCAGTTGTTGGCTAGGATCCGCCAACCAGTGGATGCGTTTTTCGACAATGTTATGGTTATGGCAGATGATGAAGCGGTCAAGCTGAATCGCCTGGCGTTGTTGAATCAGATTTATCAGCTCTTTAGACAAGTGGCTGATATTTCAAGATTGTAA